A stretch of the Apteryx mantelli isolate bAptMan1 chromosome 3, bAptMan1.hap1, whole genome shotgun sequence genome encodes the following:
- the FBLN7 gene encoding fibulin-7 → MTWGFRYSVFLLLCLAACQEARASQNCLNKQQLLAAIRQMQQLLKGQETRFTEGIRMMKSRLTTLQNTVTKAALDPPAVSCPALQAPVDGQKFGTKYLVDHEIHFTCNPGFELLGSSTRMCQANGSWTGEEPQCKGISKCSSHPCQNGGTCVDGLNQYKCLCPQEWTGANCQYQTQTAPPTRSITNDPAFSRKPRCAKTDRTQHCSCEAGFHMSGTVDNGMCQDIDECEVYKLEGAPRLCMHACINVPGSYRCACPRGYNLLGDGKSCEDIDECALSQNNCTRGTTCINTGGGFQCVSSECPQSSGNISYVKTSPFQCERNPCPMDSRACHHAPKTISFHYLPLPSNLITPTPLFRMATASAPGRPGPDSLRFGIVGGNNRGHFVMQRSDRQTGELILVQSLKGPQTIEVDVDMSEYLDRAFQAKHVSKITVFVSAYEF, encoded by the exons ATGACTTGGGGGTTTCGGTACAGCGTCTTTCTGTTGCTGTGCCTCGCAGCATGCCAGGAGGCGCGGGCTTCCCAG AACTGCCTCAACAAACAGCAGCTCCTGGCCGCCATCCGCCAAATGCAGCAGCTGCTGAAGGGGCAGGAGACACGCTTCACTGAGGGCATCCGCATGATGAAGAGCCGGCTGACCACGCTGCAGAACACCGTGACCAAAGCTGCCCTGGACCCGCCTGCCG TGTCCTGCCCTGCCCTACAAGCTCCTGTGGATGGACAGAAGTTTGGTACGAAGTATTTGGTGGATCATGAAATCCATTTCACCTGCAACCCGGGCTTTGAGCTCCTGGGCTCCAGCACACGGATGTGCCAGGCAAACGGCAGCTGGACTGGAGAGGAACCTCAATGCAAAG GTATCAGCAAGTGCTCTAGTCACCCGTGCCAGAATGGCGGGACGTGTGTGGATGGGCTGAACCAGTACAAGTGCCTCTGCCCACAGGAGTGGACCGGAGCGAACTGCCAGTATCAAACGCAGACAG caccccccacccGGAGCATCACCAACGACCCCGCTTTCAGTCGCAAGCCCCGGTGTGCCAAGACTGATCggacccagcactgcagctgcgaGGCAGGTTTCCACATGAGTGGCACGGTGGACAACGGCATGTGCCAGG ACATTGATGAGTGCGAGGTCTACAAGCTGGAGGGGGCACCTCGCCTCTGCATGCACGCCTGCATCAATGTCCCCGGCTCCTATCGCTGTGCCTGCCCCCGTGGCTACAACCTCCTCGGCGATGGGAAAAGCTGTGAAG ACATAGATGAATGCGCTCTGTCCCAGAATAACTGCACAAGGGGGACCACATGCATCAACACAGGAGGGGGCTTTCAGTGTGTCAGCTCGGAGTGCCCCCAGTCCAGCGGCAACATCAGCTACGTGAAAACATCGCCCTT CCAGTGTGAACGCAATCCCTGCCCGATGGACAGCAGAGCCTGCCACCACGCACCCAAAACCATCTCTTTCCACTACCTCCCCCTGCCATCTAACCTGATAACTCCCACCCCTCTCTTCCGCATGGCGACAGCCTCTGCCCCTGGCCGGCCGGGACCGGACAGCCTGCGCTTTGGGATTGTGGGAGGCAACAACAGAGGGCATTTTGTGATGCAGCGGTCAGACAGGCAGACCGGGGAACTGATCCTCGTGCAAAGCCTGAAGGGCCCCCAGACGATAGAAGTGGACGTGGACATGTCTGAGTACCTGGACCGTGCTTTCCAGGCAAAGCATGTGTCCAAAATCACAGTCTTTGTGTCTGCCTACGAGTTCTAG